In Zhaonella formicivorans, one DNA window encodes the following:
- a CDS encoding stalk domain-containing protein, translating into MKKVLTVVLLIALLVSVTPVWAKAEKVSKTTKDSEWFVGQIETLEEAKKIANERMGKLTVPHWIQKYDEIGNGYVEETTREVENVVFILKGQNKYLVEDVGAWTLFTDSPYFESEIKAKLFDVAFDMVLSYPEIELVSINDTPWQETEYKDYFVSEVKRLIREGAGSAFSMLRNKDPYAWQVFLNPKYNGRAYEIFNPKTREEQESAVKILSELEVLDPSYSLPDKRPSDGNISAQAVLKLNDNKVVIVKNGATEKVNRLAVRLQAPKGVTMVPLRGVLDELGADLSYDGRNKQVIIKQGNSEIVLKENSRTAKINGQAKEIVASMQIQNGRAMIPLRLVSDALGYTTVFNSMTGEITVTK; encoded by the coding sequence ATGAAGAAAGTTTTAACTGTTGTGTTGCTCATTGCTTTATTAGTATCGGTTACCCCAGTCTGGGCTAAGGCTGAAAAGGTATCAAAAACTACAAAGGATAGTGAATGGTTTGTCGGCCAGATTGAAACCTTAGAGGAAGCTAAAAAAATAGCTAATGAGCGCATGGGAAAGTTAACTGTTCCTCATTGGATTCAAAAATACGATGAGATAGGAAATGGTTATGTAGAGGAAACTACTAGGGAAGTTGAAAATGTTGTTTTTATTCTTAAAGGACAAAATAAATACTTAGTTGAAGATGTGGGGGCATGGACTCTGTTCACCGACAGTCCTTACTTTGAAAGTGAAATTAAAGCAAAATTATTTGACGTGGCTTTTGACATGGTGCTTTCATATCCCGAAATAGAACTAGTATCTATTAATGACACTCCCTGGCAGGAGACGGAGTACAAGGATTACTTTGTCAGCGAGGTCAAGAGGCTTATCAGGGAAGGGGCCGGTTCAGCGTTCAGTATGCTGAGGAACAAAGACCCTTATGCCTGGCAGGTGTTTTTAAACCCCAAATACAACGGCAGGGCTTATGAGATTTTCAACCCCAAAACAAGGGAAGAACAGGAATCTGCCGTAAAAATTTTAAGTGAGCTGGAAGTGCTTGACCCTTCATATTCTCTCCCTGACAAGCGACCAAGCGACGGAAATATTTCCGCTCAGGCGGTGCTGAAGCTCAACGACAACAAGGTTGTTATTGTTAAAAACGGGGCTACGGAGAAAGTTAACCGTCTGGCAGTGAGGCTCCAGGCCCCGAAAGGCGTCACTATGGTACCGCTGCGGGGCGTTTTGGATGAACTGGGCGCTGATCTAAGCTATGATGGTAGAAATAAACAGGTGATAATTAAACAGGGTAATTCAGAAATTGTTTTGAAAGAAAACAGCAGGACAGCTAAAATCAACGGCCAGGCAAAGGAGATAGTTGCTTCCATGCAGATTCAAAACGGCAGGGCCATGATACCCTTAAGGCTGGTTTCAGATGCTTTGGGATATACTACTGTCTTTAATAGCATGACTGGTGAAATTACGGTTACTAAGTAA
- a CDS encoding type II toxin-antitoxin system PemK/MazF family toxin, translating into MNINQYDVYWTDLNPAKGSEINKVRPCVVISPPEMNAYLRTVIVAPVTSKGREGYPTRVYMSVSDVYGWVVLDQIRAIDKSRLCNKIGSLDENAVCAIKSVIKEMLVD; encoded by the coding sequence ATGAATATTAATCAGTATGATGTTTACTGGACCGACTTAAATCCTGCCAAGGGGTCGGAAATAAACAAGGTTCGCCCTTGTGTAGTGATTTCTCCACCGGAAATGAATGCTTATTTGCGTACTGTTATTGTTGCTCCGGTTACAAGTAAAGGGCGGGAGGGTTATCCTACACGGGTTTATATGTCTGTAAGTGACGTATACGGCTGGGTTGTGCTTGATCAAATCCGGGCCATTGATAAATCGAGGCTGTGCAATAAAATCGGCAGTTTGGACGAAAATGCAGTTTGTGCCATAAAAAGTGTGATTAAGGAAATGTTAGTAGACTGA
- a CDS encoding RcpC/CpaB family pilus assembly protein: MNRKRLKIIAFCTLLALGLSFLQYNYFRSLGKKEPETGVLVAKEFIPTGEPVNGRVEIKHIPASAKVKSMVENIGKEQVYARTDISEGSYILKDMVSVVELPVIKDDTRRVIIAADMVSALAGKIKPGDKVDIGFVPSGKDVGSAEIKAYEVPVLEVFNEQGEPLNAASGSKNEYQPVSRIPAAVALAVTGEQGLMLKELETRGKLFLLGY, translated from the coding sequence GTGAACAGGAAGCGTCTGAAAATAATTGCCTTTTGTACATTGCTTGCGTTGGGGCTGAGTTTTCTTCAGTATAACTACTTTCGTTCCCTGGGAAAAAAAGAGCCTGAAACTGGGGTTCTGGTTGCCAAGGAGTTTATTCCTACCGGTGAGCCTGTAAACGGCAGGGTAGAGATTAAACATATTCCCGCATCGGCAAAAGTAAAAAGTATGGTTGAAAATATAGGAAAAGAGCAGGTATATGCCAGGACTGATATTTCCGAAGGATCCTATATCCTTAAGGATATGGTTTCTGTCGTTGAACTGCCGGTTATTAAGGATGACACGAGGCGGGTTATAATTGCTGCGGATATGGTTTCAGCTTTAGCAGGGAAAATTAAACCAGGGGATAAGGTGGATATAGGGTTTGTGCCATCCGGGAAAGATGTCGGCAGTGCGGAAATAAAGGCTTATGAAGTGCCGGTGCTGGAAGTGTTTAATGAGCAGGGAGAACCTTTAAACGCTGCTTCCGGCTCTAAAAACGAGTACCAGCCTGTTTCAAGGATACCGGCAGCAGTTGCGCTGGCAGTAACCGGGGAACAGGGGCTAATGCTTAAAGAGCTTGAGACCAGAGGCAAGCTCTTTTTGTTGGGGTATTAA
- a CDS encoding AbrB/MazE/SpoVT family DNA-binding domain-containing protein, whose translation MQIDVIRIGNSKGVRIPAALLKQCGIDKRVEVEVQENCIILKPVKIPREGWAAAFRRMNRNGDDVLLLPDELDNDLLEEWDEY comes from the coding sequence ATGCAGATTGATGTAATCAGGATTGGTAATTCCAAAGGAGTCCGCATTCCTGCTGCCCTGCTCAAGCAATGTGGAATTGACAAGAGGGTTGAGGTTGAAGTCCAGGAGAACTGCATTATTCTTAAGCCGGTTAAGATTCCCAGAGAAGGATGGGCTGCTGCTTTTAGACGCATGAACAGGAACGGAGACGATGTCCTTTTGCTGCCTGATGAGCTAGATAATGACCTCCTGGAGGAATGGGATGAATATTAA
- a CDS encoding prepilin peptidase, which produces MLPVLGLLGYLSYVDIKKREVPDAAVLALFLYSLFVLLFNADRWGMVIGHALLSFKVFISFLLLAFVTQRGFGGGDIKLISALAFFLGDNFFLLAAPAAILMFFTLVWAFGTGKGFRYEIPFVPYIFLSYLTVCVVRTYMGA; this is translated from the coding sequence ATGCTGCCCGTTCTTGGCCTGCTTGGCTACCTGAGCTATGTTGATATAAAAAAGAGGGAAGTGCCCGATGCCGCGGTACTGGCCCTCTTTCTTTATTCTCTTTTTGTTTTACTGTTTAATGCTGATCGATGGGGTATGGTAATTGGGCACGCCCTGCTGTCTTTTAAAGTGTTTATAAGCTTTCTTTTATTGGCTTTTGTAACCCAGAGAGGTTTTGGGGGCGGGGACATTAAACTTATTTCCGCCCTGGCATTCTTTTTGGGAGATAATTTTTTCCTGCTGGCTGCTCCTGCAGCTATCCTGATGTTCTTTACCCTGGTATGGGCTTTTGGTACAGGAAAAGGTTTTCGTTATGAGATTCCTTTCGTCCCATATATATTTTTGAGTTATTTAACTGTTTGTGTCGTAAGGACTTACATGGGAGCCTAA
- a CDS encoding HD-GYP domain-containing protein, whose amino-acid sequence MLKRPGIAVNCLKIVNELWQHSFDVYYLCTKIISLLPEEFLEHETYELLTAAFFHDIGKSYWPREWFEKPRSLLEKEWPAMCLHPVVGAELLQDIWPEVSGNVLELIKSHHERPGGKGYPSGLKEVKNDILVLAACDVFSACTAARKYRTKTISAELALVEVRKFAPSEVLQALKSVLEQKRENAILEKGW is encoded by the coding sequence TTGTTAAAAAGGCCTGGTATCGCCGTTAATTGTCTTAAAATTGTTAATGAACTATGGCAGCACAGCTTTGATGTCTATTATTTATGCACAAAAATAATTTCGCTTCTGCCTGAGGAATTTTTGGAACATGAAACTTATGAACTGCTTACAGCTGCATTTTTCCATGACATCGGAAAGAGCTATTGGCCAAGAGAATGGTTTGAAAAGCCCCGAAGTTTACTTGAAAAAGAATGGCCCGCAATGTGTTTGCATCCCGTTGTGGGAGCGGAACTACTCCAGGATATATGGCCTGAAGTGAGTGGAAATGTACTTGAGCTTATAAAATCTCATCATGAAAGACCGGGAGGAAAAGGGTATCCAAGTGGCTTGAAGGAAGTGAAAAACGATATATTGGTGCTGGCTGCCTGTGACGTGTTTAGCGCCTGTACTGCAGCTAGAAAGTACAGAACTAAGACAATCTCTGCAGAGCTTGCTTTGGTCGAAGTGAGAAAATTTGCTCCGTCAGAAGTGCTACAGGCATTAAAAAGTGTACTTGAACAAAAAAGAGAAAATGCAATTTTAGAAAAGGGGTGGTGA
- a CDS encoding PKD domain-containing protein, with the protein MRAKKITAWVLLLAVLVLFLPHSTNKADAATWVPDPKDLGTLEQRKTPVTVTSVTNEGTGNKVFHDYWQMKVYDISGNYLGSGETIGVANSGGDPKGGVYNYVPRSKLAEWVELLNGNYSHVNNNFSNFSSTLSANGKSSTRMWIQKFDRLNGAYTENFDVTTKTARLTVTPYPTAKITYDKSTRAGETETFSLTAQGYAAYNRGLSKWAFYVDGKRISYGDKVASLSGKTVTYTFAIAGTYTVKLEVTDNVGRTTTEQITVKVDPAAAPPAPKPPSSGLVADFEMPFSALVNTNVQIKNTSYTTGSNWITYAEWTVSPKSYTGSLTMPGGTLKFTQQGTYDVTLKVWDNTNNSDSVTKSIVISEELVEPPPPPPPVEPEPENIPPTARISGPTKAKQGETVILENQSYDLDGEIVYNEWSISPSTGVDTNFTDEEAKLTFNQEGTYTVYLDVEDDKGDGDTDSHTITVTNQPPVARIGIVEEATQGEDVNIKSLSYDPDGEIVSTEWSVTPEGMVGTLQGEENTVYFDTPGDYTISLKVTDEFGKTSTASKTIKIKPDIPTAFFEWRGTPKENRKLILDAGKSVGSTRYPIDFSKTKWEYIPLEGQNPDNIKVRTSLDLKIREVMFKEPGRYKVRLAVTNTAGNTSTWFEEEITIMPDEPPVADFMLLKTVLRDAADGRTATIEPQDISYSPDGDIISKRIWKYRYDSDNDGDFNDETWVTLDNGNNPLPRLTSADVGKYQFELYIEESFGQETLEEFIEPADVKKADTSLKIAADKIIEVINIQPVVGFEVSPKKKVNIVFSIGQYNNIASLDSFINSILKPQLLANNIALQITKDGPYNYPVRYQNLISYSSSFAGNYGGPGGGNYADGGYLVSDRSYYFAKNRYIDIGYNLKKSDFISLRFQAVTGGGVTSLEDIYFYVSNNGSNWVYVGSAKGNNNSSPAVLTVNSSSLPDNIRFFRSSNPRCNDYLIVDINKSTSQLNTTITNTSFKSTETNFIINIDTQTLNFLSDTQAKSDVITSLIKNEVNFIGIGSASNASQYQQLVDSNLNNGLVITDAELGVAIQQLTDYVLTVVNNKTTNIQYALLNEEIDYKTYYEDPENDPEYARRWKYAHDPAYFENSLGLASYHELWVSDKVTTFDRVGKFDVIFQAKDNPKKDNRFDNYRLWSYMPLDHLTIYVHRKPVALFSFTLTKINPSTYGITFIDKAYDLDHQSLPSKGITEREWKWREHGETIWHTGQPFTLSAGKTYYVMYRVKDMEEQWSDPNVKVLTTSGNLPPVAEFIVSPSTVPVNKTVTHQDLSYDPNGDPIVERAWRYQRPNGTWVNSGGTFPGNVYTIIGEYRIELKVRDSQGAWSEPFYQTVTVIPENQKPVAQFSISPDPVISDEPYTLRENSWDPEGDPIVAREWQFQRPADSGWVDIPSWKSTFDEMGIDEDGIYKFRLRVKDDPSGRSPGLTPMWSDWTEQTVRVEAKLVVDGESEKNTYAAGQAMLLNARTEGKAYKVEAVMWYSKNDFVSTNVTSLKPDSALTNPLQDTMTWHSRRTKAEGRDLVVIIPLGTPEGTYQVRFTAYKKRADGSDKTSVDIVNINVKGNVYDHSRSEILR; encoded by the coding sequence TTGAGGGCAAAAAAAATAACTGCCTGGGTATTACTGCTGGCTGTATTAGTTTTATTTTTACCCCATAGTACTAATAAAGCTGATGCAGCGACCTGGGTGCCGGACCCGAAAGACCTGGGCACGCTGGAACAGAGAAAAACACCGGTTACGGTAACTTCAGTGACTAATGAGGGTACAGGAAATAAAGTTTTCCATGATTACTGGCAGATGAAAGTATATGATATTTCAGGAAATTACTTGGGTTCCGGCGAGACCATAGGCGTTGCCAATTCGGGCGGCGACCCCAAAGGTGGCGTATATAACTATGTGCCCAGGTCAAAACTGGCCGAATGGGTGGAGCTTCTCAATGGCAATTATTCGCATGTTAACAATAACTTCAGTAATTTTTCAAGCACGTTAAGCGCAAACGGTAAATCTTCAACAAGGATGTGGATACAAAAGTTTGACAGGCTAAACGGGGCCTATACAGAAAACTTTGATGTGACAACTAAAACTGCCAGGTTAACTGTAACTCCGTATCCTACGGCTAAAATAACCTATGACAAGTCTACCCGGGCAGGTGAAACTGAGACATTTTCTTTAACAGCGCAGGGCTATGCGGCATATAACAGGGGCTTAAGCAAATGGGCCTTTTATGTTGACGGAAAAAGAATTTCTTATGGTGATAAAGTAGCAAGTCTTTCAGGTAAAACAGTCACATATACTTTTGCTATTGCCGGAACGTACACAGTAAAGTTAGAGGTTACGGACAACGTAGGCAGGACGACAACAGAACAAATTACCGTTAAAGTTGACCCGGCGGCGGCACCTCCCGCCCCAAAACCGCCTTCCAGCGGGCTGGTGGCTGATTTTGAAATGCCTTTCAGTGCTTTAGTGAATACGAACGTGCAAATTAAAAATACTTCATATACCACCGGCAGCAACTGGATAACTTATGCCGAATGGACAGTCAGCCCCAAGAGTTATACTGGCAGCCTGACAATGCCTGGTGGAACATTAAAATTCACTCAGCAAGGCACATACGATGTCACTCTAAAGGTTTGGGACAACACAAATAACAGCGATTCAGTAACTAAAAGCATTGTAATTTCCGAAGAACTAGTTGAACCACCACCACCGCCGCCTCCGGTAGAGCCTGAGCCGGAAAATATACCGCCTACAGCCAGGATTTCAGGCCCTACTAAAGCTAAACAGGGGGAAACAGTTATTTTAGAAAACCAAAGCTATGACTTGGACGGGGAAATTGTCTATAACGAGTGGTCAATAAGTCCCAGCACCGGGGTAGATACCAATTTTACTGATGAAGAAGCCAAGCTGACTTTCAACCAAGAAGGTACTTATACTGTCTACCTGGACGTAGAGGATGATAAGGGCGACGGGGATACAGACAGCCATACGATAACCGTAACCAACCAGCCGCCAGTGGCCCGGATTGGCATAGTAGAGGAAGCTACTCAGGGTGAAGATGTTAACATTAAAAGCCTTTCTTATGACCCGGACGGGGAAATTGTTTCAACCGAATGGAGCGTTACACCAGAAGGCATGGTAGGTACACTGCAGGGTGAGGAAAATACAGTTTACTTCGATACCCCAGGGGATTATACTATATCTCTTAAAGTTACAGACGAGTTTGGAAAAACCAGTACGGCATCTAAAACAATTAAAATTAAACCAGATATTCCGACTGCATTTTTTGAATGGAGAGGTACACCCAAAGAGAATAGAAAATTAATCTTGGACGCAGGGAAAAGTGTGGGCAGCACACGTTATCCAATTGACTTTTCCAAGACAAAATGGGAGTACATACCTTTGGAGGGACAGAACCCTGACAATATCAAGGTTAGGACTTCTTTAGACTTAAAAATCAGGGAAGTAATGTTTAAGGAGCCTGGCCGGTATAAAGTAAGGCTTGCAGTTACAAACACAGCAGGCAACACTTCGACCTGGTTTGAAGAAGAAATAACCATTATGCCCGATGAACCGCCGGTGGCCGATTTTATGCTGCTCAAGACAGTCCTCCGGGATGCGGCAGATGGAAGAACTGCGACAATAGAACCGCAGGATATTTCCTATAGCCCCGATGGAGATATTATTTCTAAACGTATCTGGAAATACAGGTACGATAGTGACAATGACGGTGATTTCAATGATGAAACATGGGTTACTTTGGATAATGGCAATAACCCTCTGCCCAGGCTTACTTCAGCGGACGTGGGAAAATATCAGTTTGAGTTATATATCGAGGAAAGCTTCGGGCAAGAAACCCTGGAGGAATTTATAGAACCGGCAGATGTAAAAAAAGCCGATACATCCTTAAAGATAGCTGCAGATAAAATTATTGAAGTTATAAACATACAGCCCGTTGTTGGCTTTGAAGTAAGCCCGAAAAAGAAAGTTAATATTGTTTTCAGTATAGGCCAATATAACAATATAGCAAGTTTAGATTCATTTATTAATTCAATTTTAAAGCCACAATTATTGGCAAACAACATAGCCCTACAAATAACTAAAGATGGGCCATATAACTACCCTGTTCGCTATCAAAACCTTATCTCATATTCTTCTTCTTTTGCTGGTAATTATGGTGGTCCCGGAGGTGGGAACTATGCTGACGGGGGGTATTTGGTCAGCGATAGGTCATATTATTTTGCAAAAAACAGGTATATTGATATAGGGTATAATTTAAAAAAATCGGACTTTATTTCTCTTAGGTTTCAAGCGGTTACGGGTGGAGGTGTTACTTCATTAGAAGATATTTATTTCTATGTTAGCAACAATGGGAGTAATTGGGTATATGTAGGTTCTGCAAAAGGTAATAACAACAGTTCACCTGCTGTTTTGACTGTAAATAGTTCTTCTTTACCCGATAATATACGTTTTTTCCGTAGTTCAAACCCAAGATGTAACGATTACCTAATAGTTGATATTAATAAATCTACATCACAACTCAACACCACAATAACTAATACCTCTTTTAAGTCAACAGAAACAAATTTTATAATAAACATTGATACACAAACACTTAATTTTTTAAGTGATACGCAAGCAAAATCCGATGTGATTACTAGTTTAATTAAAAATGAAGTTAATTTTATTGGTATAGGCTCTGCATCTAATGCCTCTCAATATCAGCAGTTGGTTGATTCAAACCTAAATAACGGCTTGGTTATAACTGACGCTGAATTAGGGGTTGCCATTCAGCAACTAACCGATTATGTATTAACTGTCGTAAATAACAAAACCACTAACATTCAGTACGCCTTGCTAAACGAAGAAATAGATTATAAAACTTACTATGAAGATCCAGAAAATGACCCTGAATACGCAAGGCGCTGGAAGTATGCACATGACCCGGCTTACTTTGAAAATAGCTTAGGGTTGGCCAGCTATCACGAATTATGGGTATCGGATAAAGTAACAACTTTTGATCGCGTAGGAAAGTTTGACGTAATTTTTCAAGCCAAGGACAATCCGAAAAAAGACAACCGTTTCGATAACTACCGCCTGTGGAGCTATATGCCCTTAGACCATCTCACTATTTACGTCCACAGAAAGCCGGTTGCCTTATTTAGTTTTACTTTGACTAAAATCAATCCGTCTACCTATGGCATTACATTTATTGATAAAGCATATGACTTGGATCACCAGTCCCTGCCGAGCAAAGGCATTACAGAAAGGGAATGGAAGTGGAGGGAACACGGTGAAACAATCTGGCATACTGGTCAACCATTTACCCTATCTGCCGGTAAAACTTATTATGTGATGTATAGGGTAAAAGACATGGAAGAACAATGGTCAGACCCCAATGTAAAAGTTTTAACTACATCAGGTAATCTACCCCCGGTGGCCGAGTTTATAGTTTCACCCAGTACAGTACCGGTAAACAAAACTGTGACACACCAGGATTTGTCTTATGACCCAAACGGTGACCCAATAGTGGAACGGGCCTGGCGTTATCAAAGACCGAACGGCACTTGGGTAAACAGTGGCGGGACTTTCCCTGGCAATGTTTACACGATTATAGGTGAGTACAGGATTGAACTAAAGGTACGGGATAGTCAAGGGGCATGGTCTGAGCCATTTTATCAAACCGTAACGGTAATTCCCGAAAACCAGAAACCGGTGGCCCAGTTCTCTATAAGCCCGGACCCTGTCATTTCCGATGAGCCGTATACCCTACGTGAGAATTCCTGGGACCCGGAGGGAGACCCAATAGTTGCACGAGAATGGCAGTTCCAAAGGCCCGCTGACTCCGGCTGGGTTGACATTCCTTCCTGGAAAAGTACCTTCGACGAGATGGGGATTGATGAAGACGGAATATACAAATTCCGGCTCCGTGTGAAGGATGACCCTTCAGGCAGAAGCCCTGGTTTAACTCCCATGTGGAGTGACTGGACGGAGCAAACAGTTAGGGTTGAGGCTAAGCTGGTTGTTGACGGCGAAAGTGAAAAAAATACTTACGCTGCCGGCCAGGCCATGCTGTTGAACGCCCGGACAGAAGGAAAGGCATACAAGGTGGAAGCCGTAATGTGGTATTCAAAGAATGATTTTGTTTCCACCAACGTAACTAGTTTAAAACCCGATTCTGCATTAACCAATCCACTACAGGACACTATGACTTGGCATAGCAGGAGAACCAAAGCCGAGGGAAGAGATTTGGTTGTAATTATACCGCTTGGCACTCCGGAAGGTACTTATCAGGTAAGGTTTACTGCATATAAGAAAAGAGCGGACGGAAGTGACAAGACAAGCGTTGATATAGTTAACATCAATGTTAAGGGAAATGTCTATGACCATTCCAGGTCAGAAATATTAAGGTAG
- a CDS encoding helix-turn-helix domain-containing protein — protein sequence MADLLRVEGIYSQGFGMLSKKIMRDRRIHVIAKSIYAYIITYAGAGETAFPGREMICSDLGINKNTYTKYLGQLKDYDYVRIEQSVGEKGTFGNNIFTIVSIPAFPENEIHPNWQKEKENAKLKNKTVSQEIGHGNTTEQDVQPCPISPYTVKWDTNNNNIFNNNNIYNNNNDLDTNYLLDNNEAAQEQEKVVVVVENTPEQKPEKEPLVSEVREALCEIDPELVDESHVEIWKKYEPEKILQAVAVLKQQKQVESVTGFLIKALENGWKPGKVYKGRASPNKVRICISKLNELLGEDSSGFIKAKAEQIRQVFEEHPEQAIVKIKKMFDNYKKYKDLYLS from the coding sequence ATGGCTGATCTGCTTAGGGTGGAAGGGATATACTCCCAGGGTTTCGGAATGCTGTCCAAAAAAATCATGCGTGACAGGAGGATCCACGTCATTGCCAAGTCTATATATGCCTATATAATCACGTATGCGGGGGCAGGCGAAACTGCTTTTCCGGGAAGGGAAATGATTTGCAGCGACCTGGGTATTAACAAAAACACTTATACAAAATATTTGGGTCAGCTGAAAGATTACGATTATGTCAGGATTGAGCAGTCAGTAGGGGAAAAGGGGACTTTTGGGAATAACATTTTTACAATCGTTTCGATTCCCGCATTTCCTGAAAATGAAATCCACCCTAACTGGCAGAAGGAAAAGGAAAATGCAAAACTGAAGAATAAGACCGTGTCCCAAGAAATAGGACACGGTAATACAACCGAGCAAGATGTCCAACCGTGTCCTATTTCACCGTATACGGTCAAATGGGACACTAATAATAACAATATATTTAATAATAACAATATATATAACAACAACAACGATCTAGATACTAATTATTTACTAGATAATAATGAGGCTGCTCAAGAACAAGAAAAAGTTGTTGTTGTTGTTGAAAATACTCCAGAACAAAAACCTGAAAAGGAACCTTTGGTTTCCGAGGTACGAGAGGCATTATGTGAGATAGACCCTGAACTGGTTGATGAAAGCCATGTGGAAATTTGGAAAAAGTATGAGCCGGAAAAAATACTGCAGGCGGTGGCGGTTTTAAAGCAGCAAAAACAGGTTGAGTCTGTTACAGGATTTTTGATTAAAGCTCTGGAAAACGGCTGGAAACCGGGCAAGGTTTACAAAGGAAGGGCAAGTCCAAATAAAGTAAGAATTTGTATCAGTAAACTAAATGAGCTACTGGGCGAGGACTCTTCCGGGTTTATAAAAGCCAAGGCCGAACAAATTAGGCAGGTTTTTGAGGAACACCCTGAACAAGCAATCGTAAAAATAAAGAAAATGTTTGATAACTACAAAAAATACAAAGATCTTTATTTAAGCTGA